The following are encoded in a window of Arvicanthis niloticus isolate mArvNil1 chromosome 1, mArvNil1.pat.X, whole genome shotgun sequence genomic DNA:
- the LOC117720656 gene encoding olfactory receptor 52B2-like has product MLGTNFTIIHPTVFILLGIPGLEQYHTWLSIPFCLMYIAAVLGNGALILVVLSERTLHEPMYVFLSMLAATDILLSTTTVPKALAIFWFHAGEIPFDACIAQMFFIHVAFVAESGILLAMAFDRYVAICTPLRYSAVLTPMAIGKMTLAIWGRSIGTIFPIIFLLKRLSYCRTNVIPHSYCEHIGVARLACADITVNIWYGFSVPMASVLVDVALIGISYTLILQAVFRLPSQDARHKALNTCGSHIGVILLFFIPSFFTFLTHRFGKNIPHHVHILLANLYVLVPPMLNPIIYGAKTKQIRDSMTHMLSAVWKS; this is encoded by the coding sequence ATGCTTGGAACTAACTTCACCATCATCCATCCAACTGTGTTCATCCTACTTGGAATCCCAGGGCTGGAGCagtaccacacctggctttctatCCCTTTCTGTCTCATGTACATTGCTGCAGTCTTGGGAAATGGAGCCCTCATCCTTGTTGTCCTGAGTGAACGCACCCTCCATGAGCCCATGTATGTCTTTCTATCCATGCTGGCTGCCACTGACATTCTCCTGTCAACCACCACTGTGCCTAAGGCCTTGGCTATCTTTTGGTTCCATGCTGGGGAGATCCCCTTTGATGCCTGCATTGCTCAGATGTTTTTCATCCATGTTGCTTTTGTGGCTGAGTCGGGAATCCTTCTGGCCATGGCATTTGACAGATATGTGGCTATTTGTACTCCTCTGAGATACTCAGCTGTCTTAACACCTATGGCAATTGGAAAAATGACCCTGGCCATCTGGGGACGGAGCATTGGGACCATTTTCCCTATCATATTCCTGCTGAAGAGGCTGTCATACTGCAGGACCAATGTCATCCCACACTCATACTGTGAGCATATTGGTGTAGCCAGATTGGCCTGTGCTGACATCACTGTCAATATCTGGTATGGCTTCTCAGTGCCAATGGCTTCAGTTTTGGTAGATGTTGCACTCATTGGTATTTCTTATACTTTGATCCTCCAGGCTGTGTTTAGACTTCCTTCCCAGGATGCCAGGCACAAGGCCCTCAACACCTGTGGTTCTCACATTGGGgtcattctcctcttcttcatacCATCATTTTTTACTTTCCTTACTCATCGCTTTGGCAAGAACATCCCCCACCATGTGCACATTCTTCTGGCAAATCTCTACGTGTTAGTTCCTCCCATGCTTAACCCCATCATCTATGGTGCTAAGACCAAGCAAATCAGGGACAGCATGACTCATATGTTGTCTGCTGTGTGGAAGTCCTGA
- the Or52b2 gene encoding olfactory receptor 52B2: MIHSNITIIHPAVFVLLGIPGLEAYHTWLSVPLCLMYVTAVLGNSLLIMVIITERNLHEPMYFFLSMLAITDILLSTTTVPKALAIFWLQAHNIAFDACVTQVFFVHTMFVGESAILLAMAFDRFVAICAPLRYAMVLTWPIVGRIALAIVIRSVCIIFPVIFLLKRLPFCRTNIVPHSYCEHIGVARLACADITVNIWYGFSVPIVMVIVDVILIAVSYSLILRAVFRLPSQDARHKALNTCGSHLCVILMFYVPSFFTLLTHRFGRNIPRHVHILLANLYVVVPPMLNPIVYGVKTKQIREGVVHWFLDIKTHCCSLPLG; the protein is encoded by the coding sequence ATGATTCACAGCAATATCACCATCATCCACCCTGCAGTTTTTGTGCTACTTGGCATCCCTGGGTTGGAGGCTTATCACACCTGGTTGTCTGTACCCCTGTGCCTCATGTATGTCACTGCAGTCCTCGGAAACAGCCTCCTGATAATGGTCATCATCACAGAACGGAACCTTCATGAacccatgtactttttcctttCCATGTTGGCCATCACAGAcatcttactgtccaccactaCTGTGCCCAAGGCCCTCGCCATCTTTTGGCTCCAAGCCCACAACATTGCCTTTGATGCCTGTGTCACCCAAGTGTTCTTTGTCCACACAATGTTTGTGGGGGAGTCGGCCATCTTGTTAGCCATGGCCTTTGACCGCTTTGTAGCTATCTGTGCCCCGCTAAGATATGCAATGGTGCTAACATGGCCCATAGTTGGGAGGATTGCTCTAGCCATTGTCATCAGAAGTGTCTGTATTATCTTTCCAGTCATTTTCTTGCTGAAGCGACTGCCATTCTGCCGAACCAACATTGTCCCCCATTCCTACTGTGAGCACATTGGGGTGGCCCGCTTAGCTTGTGCTGACATCACTGTTAACATCTGGTATGGCTTTTCAGTTCCCATTGTCATGGTCATTGTGGATGTGATCCTCATTGCTGTGTCATACTCACTCATTCTCCGAGCAGTGTTTCGTTTGCCCTCCCAGGATGCTCGGCACAAAGCGCTCAACACCTGTGGCTCGCACCTCTGTGTCATCCTCATGTTTTATGTTCCATCTTTCTTTACTTTACTGACCCATCGCTTTGGGAGAAACATTCCCCGACATGTGCATATCCTGCTAGCCAATCTTTATGTGGTGGTGCCACCAATGTTGAACCCCATTGTCTACGGAGTGAAGACTAAGCAGATCCGGGAGGGCGTGGTCCACTGGTTCTTGGACATCAAGACTCATTGTTGTTCCTTGCCTTTGGGATGA